Proteins encoded together in one Prunus dulcis unplaced genomic scaffold, ALMONDv2, whole genome shotgun sequence window:
- the LOC117612680 gene encoding auxin-induced protein IAA6-like, with the protein MAKEGLGLEITELRLGLSSGPRLVDKNEKKRVFSQIAGGDGHNNSTSSDDDRKSETKNQVVGWPPVCSYRRKINSLNETSKMYVKVSMDGAPFLRKIDLSIHNQYVDLAVALEKLFGCFGIGEVLKDAENCEFAPIYEDKDGDWMLVGDVPWEMFIESCKRLRIMKRSDAKGFGLQPKGFLKATMKDDPK; encoded by the exons ATGGCCAAAGAAGGTTTAGGGCTTGAAATCACAGAGCTGAGGCTGGGGCTATCCAGTGGTCCAAGATTGGTGGACAAAAACGAGAAGAAAAGGGTTTTTTCACAGATTGCTGGCGGAGATGGACATAATAATAGCACATCCAGTGATGACGACCGGAAAAGCGAAACGAAGAACCAAGTTGTGGGGTGGCCTCCGGTGTGTTCTTACCGGAGGAAGATTAATAGCTTAAATGAGACGTCCAAAATGTACGTCAAGGTTAGCATGGATGGAGCTCCTTTTCTTCGTAAAATTGACTTGAGCATACACAACCAGTACGTAGATCTTGCTGTGGCATTGGAGAAGCTATTTGGTTGTTTTGGCATCG GCGAGGTGTTGAAGGATGCAGAGAACTGCGAATTTGCTCCTATTTATGAAGACAAAGATGGAGACTGGATGCTTGTGGGAGACGTCCCTTGGGA GATGTTTATTGAGTCATGCAAAAGGCTGAGGATCATGAAGAGATCGGATGCCAAGGGATTTGGACTGCAGCCCAAGGGCTTCCTCAAGGCAACTATGAAAGATGATCCTAAATAA
- the LOC117612676 gene encoding auxin-responsive protein IAA1-like, whose protein sequence is MSPENEQQTPAGLNYDDTKLTLGLPGSRSKRGFSETIDLSLGSSSSSSSRSGVECCDQDCADGDGAKTHKLPATKSQVVGWPPVRVARKNLMKTCKYVKVAVDGAPYLRKVDLEMYNSYQQLLGALEDMFSFLTIRNYLNERKLMDPANGVEYVPTYEDRDGDWMLVGDVPWKMFVESCKRLRLMKSSEAVGLAPRTPPKSTSTS, encoded by the exons ATGTCACCGGAAAATGAGCAGCAGACGCCGGCCGGCTTGAACTACGACGATACCAAGTTGACCTTGGGGTTGCCTGGCTCGAGGTCTAAGCGTGGATTTTCAGAGACCATTGATCTTAGTCTTGGGAGCTCAAGCTCATCGTCGTCAAGATCAGGGGTTGAATGTTGTGATCAAGATTGTGCTGATGGTGATGGGGCCAAAACTCATAAGCTTCCAGCAACAAA GTCACAAGTGGTGGGGTGGCCGCCAGTGAGAGTGGCAAGGAAGAACTTGATGAAGACGTGCAAGTACGTGAAAGTGGCAGTAGATGGAGCTCCATATCTGCGCAAGGTGGATCTTGAGATGTACAATAGCTATCAGCAGCTGTTGGGTGCTCTTGAGGACATGTTCTCCTTCTTGACCATCC GTAATTATTTGAATGAGAGAAAGCTCATGGACCCTGCAAATGGAGTGGAGTATGTACCAACTTATGAGGACAGAGATGGGGATTGGATGCTTGTAGGAGATGTACCATGGAA AATGTTTGTGGAATCATGCAAGCGGCTCCGGTTGATGAAAAGCTCTGAGGCAGTTGGATTAGCTCCAAGGACACCTCCAAAATCCACAAGCACGAGTTGA
- the LOC117612681 gene encoding D-glycerate 3-kinase, chloroplastic-like, whose translation MKMAALNILSQPWPPTPSLSVSNCYYSFCNTSKPNSSNKSHSLSHSYHFSLLSSLYGSNRPYPSSKLSAMPTHFSKSGILLAGSGCSWMQDNSMRHNNAAGSECGQGQLYSVFPTQPAEVSSVQDLFNFICSGPLINKLGLTPEAVAESVDKWLSYGLHLCRLFQLNELYLTEPQKVRLYHYYIPVFFWCDDQISQHRSLYKDGEDIPPLVIGFSAPQGCGKTTLVFALNYLFQITGRNSASISIDDFYLTAEGQAKLREANPGNALLELRGNAGSHDLTFSVETLSDLSKLSKEGMKMKLPRYDKSAYNGKGDRADPSTWPEVEGPLTVVLFEGWMLGFKPLPVEVVKAVDPQLETVNKNLEAYYDAWYKFIKAWIIIKIKDPSCVYQWRLQAEIAMREDGKPGMSDDEVKDFVSRYLPAYNAYLPTLYSEGPEGSDPKRLILVEIDEGRNPILGN comes from the exons atgaaaatggCGGCCTTGAATATCTTATCTCAGCCATGGCCACCTAcgccctctctctctgtttctaaTTGTTATTATTCTTTCTGTAACACTAGTAAGCCCAATAGTAGTAATAAATCACATTCTTTGTCTCATTCTTAtcacttctctctcctctcttcccTCTATGGATCAAATAGACCATACCCATCATCTAAGCTCTCTGCAATGCCTACCCATTTCTCAAAGTCTG GGATTCTTCTTGCAGGCAGTGGATGTTCCTGGATGCAAGACAATTCTATGCGTCACAACAATGCTGCCGGCAGTGAATGTGGGCAGGGCCAATTGTATTCTGTGTTTCCTACACAGCCCGCAGAAGTTTCTTCTGTGCAGGACCTTTTTAACTTTATATGCTCCGGTCCATTGATAAACAAATTGGGTCTGACCCCAGAAGCAGTGGCTGAGTCTGTTGACAAATGGTTGTCCTATGGGTTGCACCTCTGTCGGCTGTTTCAGCTCAATGAATTGTATCTGACGGAGCCTCAAAAAGTTAGGCTTTATCACTACTATATTCCggtatttttttggtgtgatGATCAGATTTCTCAGCACAGATCCTTGTACAAAGATGGAGAAGATATACCTCCTCTAGTG ATTGGTTTTAGTGCACCACAAGGTTGTGGAAAGACTACACTTGTGTTTGCTCTTAATTATCTATTCCAAATTACGGGCCG GAATTCTGCCTCAATATCCATTGATGACTTTTATTTGACGGCAGAGGGTCAG GCCAAACTACGAGAAGCAAATCCAGGAAATGCACTTTTAGAG TTACGTGGAAATGCAGGGAGTCATGATCTTACATTCTCTGTTGAAACCCTGTCTGATCTAAGCAAATTGAGTAAAGAAG GTATGAAGATGAAGCTACCCCGATATGATAAG TCTGCTTACAATGGAAAGGGTGACAGGGCTGATCCGTCAACATGGCCAGAGGTTGAAGGGCCACTTACA GTTGTTCTATTTGAAGGTTGGATGCTTGGTTTCAAACCCCTTCCTGTGGAAGTTGTCAAAGCAGTTGATCCGCAG CTGGAGACAGtaaataaaaatcttgaaGCTTATTATGATGCATGGTATAAGTTCATCAAAGCATGGATAATTATCAAGATCAAGGATCCGAGCTGTGTGTACCAGTGGCGTTTGCAG GCAGAGATTGCCATGAGAGAGGACGGGAAGCCTGGAATGTCCGATGACGAG GTAAAAGATTTTGTTTCACGGTACTTGCCAGCATACAATGCTTACCTTCCCACCCTTTACTCGGAAGGACCAGAAGGGTCGGACCCAAAGCGCCTCATCCTCGTAGAAATTGATGAGGGAAGGAACCCTATCCTTGGGAACTAG
- the LOC117612683 gene encoding cyclin-A2-4-like isoform X1, with protein MSANMKRENMVTSNVRELPGRITRARAAALHPSGQMPPIKPPTQQSQKQAVRTNPKRAATDENSTKAAGNACMQRKRRAVLQDVTNACCKPSYGSCFNATKIQVKNSKPAKKGQAKLTKMVPSVALDLKTEAVQGIVKPELTSDLQSINLEDGNMLMWSTKDVKDVHRSENQSSGSRVASKVQSPSNKAHDGSLSADMVTSSNQHIVNIDADYKDPQLCSLYAPDIYNHLCVAELDRRPNATFMETIQQDITKSMRGILIDWLVEVSEEYKLVADTLYLTVYLIDWFLCHNYTERTRLQLLGITCMLIASKYEEICAPRVEELCFMTDNTYSKEEVLKMESQVLKYFGFQLFAPTTKTFLRRFLRAAQASYKTPSLELEYLANYLAELTLVDYSFLNFLPSVVAASAVFLSKWTLDQSSHPWNPILEHYTRYTPLDLKITVLALQDLQLNTNGCPLSAVRMKYRHQKFKSVAGLSSPKLLETLF; from the exons ATGTCTGCAAACatgaagagagaaaatatggTCACCTCCAATGTTAGAGAGCTTCCTGGAAGAATAACACGTGCTCGAGCTGCTGCACTTCATCCATCTGGACAAATGCCCCCAATAAAACCACCCACACAACAGAGCCAGAAGCAGGCTGTGCGAACAAATCCAAAAAGAGCTGCCACGGATGAGAACAGTACAAAAGCTGCTGGTAATGCATGTATGCAACGTAAGAGGAGGGCTGTGCTTCAGGATGTGACCAATGCTTGCTGTAAACCTTCATATGGGAGCTGCTTCAATGCAACTAAAATTCAG GTTAAGAACAGCAAGCCAGCTAAAAAGGGTCAGGCAAAGCTGACAAAAATGGTCCCTTCCGTTGCGCTAGATTTAAAAACGGAGGCCGTGCAGGGAATTGTAAAACCAGAACTAACATCCGACTTACAGTCAATTAATTTGGAAGATGGAAACATGCTTATGTGGTCAACTAAGGATGTGAAAGATGTTCATCGGTCAGAAAATCAGAGTTCTGGATCTAGAGTGGCTTCAAAAGTCCAAAGCCCTTCAAATAAAG CACATGATGGTAGCCTTTCAGCAGACATGGTTACATCGAGCAACCAACATATTGTTAACATTGATGCAGATTACAAGGATCCTCAATTGTGTAGCCTCTATGCCCCTGATATCTACAACCATTTATGTGTTGCAGAG CTTGACCGAAGGCCAAATGCTACTTTTATGGAAACAATACAGCAAGATATCACCAAAAGTATGAGAGGGATTTTAATTGATTGGCTTGTAGAG GTGTCAGAGGAATATAAGTTGGTGGCAGATACGCTTTACCTCACAGTCTATCTCATCGATTGGTTTCTCTGTCATAATTACACTGAAAGGACTAGACTTCAATTGCTTGGCATCACTTGCATGCTAATTGCCTC gaaatatgaagaaatttgTGCACCGCGTGTGGAAGAACTTTGTTTCATGACAGACAACACTTACTCGAAAGAGGAG GTATTGAAAATGGAGAGTCAAGTATTGAAGTACTTTGGGTTTCAACTTTTTGCACCAACAACTAAAACTTTCCTCAG GAGATTTCTTCGAGCAGCACAAGCTTCTTATAAG ACTCCTAGCCTTGAACTGGAGTACTTGGCCAATTATCTTGCTGAACTAACTTTGGTTGACTATAGCTTCTTGAATTTCCTTCCTTCCGTCGTTGCTGCATCAGctgtttttctttccaaatgGACCTTAGATCAGTCCAGCCATCCATGG AATCCAATACTAGAACACTATACCCGTTACACGCCATTGGATCTGAAGATCACAGTTCTTGCTCTGCAAGATTTACAGTTGAACACCAATGGTTGTCCTCTGAGTGCTGTACGCATGAAGTATAGGCACCAAAAG TTTAAATCCGTAGCGGGTTTGTCATCCCCAAAACTCCTTGAAACACTATTTTGA
- the LOC117612683 gene encoding cyclin-A2-4-like isoform X2, protein MSANMKRENMVTSNVRELPGRITRARAAALHPSGQMPPIKPPTQQSQKQAVRTNPKRAATDENSTKAAGNACMQRKRRAVLQDVTNACCKPSYGSCFNATKIQVKNSKPAKKGQAKLTKMVPSVALDLKTEAVQGIVKPELTSDLQSINLEDGNMLMWSTKDVKDVHRSENQSSGSRVASKVQSPSNKAHDGSLSADMVTSSNQHIVNIDADYKDPQLCSLYAPDIYNHLCVAEVSEEYKLVADTLYLTVYLIDWFLCHNYTERTRLQLLGITCMLIASKYEEICAPRVEELCFMTDNTYSKEEVLKMESQVLKYFGFQLFAPTTKTFLRRFLRAAQASYKTPSLELEYLANYLAELTLVDYSFLNFLPSVVAASAVFLSKWTLDQSSHPWNPILEHYTRYTPLDLKITVLALQDLQLNTNGCPLSAVRMKYRHQKFKSVAGLSSPKLLETLF, encoded by the exons ATGTCTGCAAACatgaagagagaaaatatggTCACCTCCAATGTTAGAGAGCTTCCTGGAAGAATAACACGTGCTCGAGCTGCTGCACTTCATCCATCTGGACAAATGCCCCCAATAAAACCACCCACACAACAGAGCCAGAAGCAGGCTGTGCGAACAAATCCAAAAAGAGCTGCCACGGATGAGAACAGTACAAAAGCTGCTGGTAATGCATGTATGCAACGTAAGAGGAGGGCTGTGCTTCAGGATGTGACCAATGCTTGCTGTAAACCTTCATATGGGAGCTGCTTCAATGCAACTAAAATTCAG GTTAAGAACAGCAAGCCAGCTAAAAAGGGTCAGGCAAAGCTGACAAAAATGGTCCCTTCCGTTGCGCTAGATTTAAAAACGGAGGCCGTGCAGGGAATTGTAAAACCAGAACTAACATCCGACTTACAGTCAATTAATTTGGAAGATGGAAACATGCTTATGTGGTCAACTAAGGATGTGAAAGATGTTCATCGGTCAGAAAATCAGAGTTCTGGATCTAGAGTGGCTTCAAAAGTCCAAAGCCCTTCAAATAAAG CACATGATGGTAGCCTTTCAGCAGACATGGTTACATCGAGCAACCAACATATTGTTAACATTGATGCAGATTACAAGGATCCTCAATTGTGTAGCCTCTATGCCCCTGATATCTACAACCATTTATGTGTTGCAGAG GTGTCAGAGGAATATAAGTTGGTGGCAGATACGCTTTACCTCACAGTCTATCTCATCGATTGGTTTCTCTGTCATAATTACACTGAAAGGACTAGACTTCAATTGCTTGGCATCACTTGCATGCTAATTGCCTC gaaatatgaagaaatttgTGCACCGCGTGTGGAAGAACTTTGTTTCATGACAGACAACACTTACTCGAAAGAGGAG GTATTGAAAATGGAGAGTCAAGTATTGAAGTACTTTGGGTTTCAACTTTTTGCACCAACAACTAAAACTTTCCTCAG GAGATTTCTTCGAGCAGCACAAGCTTCTTATAAG ACTCCTAGCCTTGAACTGGAGTACTTGGCCAATTATCTTGCTGAACTAACTTTGGTTGACTATAGCTTCTTGAATTTCCTTCCTTCCGTCGTTGCTGCATCAGctgtttttctttccaaatgGACCTTAGATCAGTCCAGCCATCCATGG AATCCAATACTAGAACACTATACCCGTTACACGCCATTGGATCTGAAGATCACAGTTCTTGCTCTGCAAGATTTACAGTTGAACACCAATGGTTGTCCTCTGAGTGCTGTACGCATGAAGTATAGGCACCAAAAG TTTAAATCCGTAGCGGGTTTGTCATCCCCAAAACTCCTTGAAACACTATTTTGA